In Dyella terrae, one DNA window encodes the following:
- a CDS encoding cbb3-type cytochrome oxidase subunit 3, whose translation MNSAWIGHLYGVSILVLMTLFLGIWAWAWSRHNKKTFDAAARLPLEADRRVNERASQEARP comes from the coding sequence GTGAACAGCGCATGGATCGGACATCTGTACGGCGTCAGCATCCTCGTCCTGATGACGCTGTTCCTCGGCATCTGGGCCTGGGCCTGGAGTCGTCATAACAAGAAGACCTTCGACGCGGCGGCCCGCCTGCCGCTCGAAGCGGACCGGCGCGTGAACGAACGCGCATCGCAGGAGGCACGTCCATGA
- the ccoP gene encoding cytochrome-c oxidase, cbb3-type subunit III yields MTLFWSIYVGVLVTSNLALAIFLYFYGTRVKIPIEGDGTTGHSWDNGHLRESVRRLPRWWAVMSLTSILVAIGYLVLFPGFGNYKGLLGWTSEKQVSEAREENAARLEELFERYRKYPVDKLSDDATARQYGHRLFQDNCAACHGAQAEGGHGFPALTVNGDDGDYVVATALTGRTGVMPPWGQVLGEEGVKDVANYVLSLSNEPHDAASATAGKPKFEQTCVACHGADGHGNKALGAPNLADQSWIYGKDLATVEQTIRDGRSGHMPAWKDRLGEDQVRLIAAWLRHNALEHRASEDAVPVADTRP; encoded by the coding sequence ATGACCTTGTTCTGGAGCATTTACGTCGGCGTGCTGGTCACCAGCAACCTCGCCCTGGCGATCTTCCTGTACTTCTACGGTACGCGGGTGAAGATCCCGATCGAAGGCGACGGCACCACCGGCCATAGCTGGGACAACGGCCACCTGCGTGAATCCGTGCGCAGGCTGCCGCGCTGGTGGGCCGTGATGTCGCTTACCTCGATCCTGGTCGCCATCGGTTACCTCGTGCTGTTCCCGGGGTTTGGCAATTACAAGGGCCTGCTCGGCTGGACGTCGGAAAAGCAGGTCTCCGAGGCGCGCGAAGAAAACGCTGCGCGCCTGGAGGAGCTCTTTGAGCGCTACCGCAAGTACCCGGTCGACAAGCTGTCTGACGACGCCACCGCGCGCCAGTACGGCCATCGCCTGTTCCAGGACAACTGCGCCGCGTGCCATGGCGCCCAGGCCGAAGGCGGCCACGGCTTCCCGGCACTGACGGTCAATGGCGATGACGGCGACTACGTGGTGGCCACCGCCTTGACGGGACGCACCGGCGTGATGCCGCCCTGGGGGCAGGTGCTGGGCGAGGAAGGCGTCAAGGATGTCGCCAACTACGTGCTGAGCCTGTCCAACGAGCCGCATGATGCCGCGAGCGCCACCGCTGGCAAGCCGAAGTTCGAGCAGACCTGCGTCGCCTGTCACGGCGCCGACGGCCATGGCAACAAGGCGTTGGGTGCGCCCAATCTCGCCGACCAAAGCTGGATCTACGGCAAGGATCTGGCGACCGTCGAACAGACCATCCGTGACGGTCGAAGCGGTCACATGCCGGCGTGGAAAGACCGGCTGGGCGAAGACCAGGTACGCCTGATCGCTGCATGGCTGCGCCACAACGCCCTGGAGCACAGGGCCAGCGAAGACGCCGTTCCGGTCGCCGATACGCGCCCATGA
- the ccoO gene encoding cytochrome-c oxidase, cbb3-type subunit II has translation MSHQPPVGFRRYRYFEFIETHAGLLGILIAIAVSFGGMAEIIPLFFQAHVVKAAPGVEPRDPLKLAGFDVYVREGCYGCHSQMIRTLRAETERYGHYSEAGESVYDHPHQWGSKRTGPDLARVGGKYSDDWQRQHLMNPRSVPGGKDSNMPGYPWLAERPLDAADVQSRMKVLRMLGTPYDDAEIASAPDVLKGKTEMDALVAYLQSLGTALPAIGVHNRQASTTEAAP, from the coding sequence ATGAGCCACCAACCACCCGTCGGCTTCCGTCGTTACCGCTATTTCGAGTTCATCGAAACCCACGCCGGCTTGCTCGGCATCCTGATCGCCATCGCCGTCTCGTTTGGCGGCATGGCCGAAATCATCCCACTGTTTTTCCAGGCGCATGTGGTGAAGGCCGCGCCTGGCGTGGAACCGCGCGACCCGCTCAAGCTGGCCGGCTTTGACGTCTATGTGCGCGAAGGCTGCTACGGCTGCCACTCGCAGATGATTCGTACGTTGCGTGCCGAAACCGAACGCTACGGCCATTACTCCGAGGCAGGAGAGTCGGTGTACGACCATCCGCACCAGTGGGGCAGCAAGCGCACCGGCCCGGACCTCGCCCGCGTCGGCGGCAAGTACAGCGACGACTGGCAGCGCCAGCACCTGATGAACCCGCGCAGCGTGCCGGGCGGCAAGGACTCGAACATGCCCGGCTATCCGTGGCTGGCCGAACGCCCGCTCGATGCCGCGGACGTGCAGTCGCGCATGAAGGTGCTGCGCATGCTCGGTACGCCGTACGACGACGCGGAAATCGCATCGGCGCCCGACGTGCTCAAGGGCAAGACCGAGATGGATGCGCTCGTCGCCTATCTGCAAAGCCTCGGCACTGCCCTGCCCGCCATCGGCGTGCACAACCGTCAGGCAAGCACCACGGAGGCCGCGCCGTGA
- a CDS encoding helix-turn-helix domain-containing protein, with protein sequence MSVAYAPSDSIRPSHRGIHAPGCAGCAHVSACQAGGYGRDELSGMRSIVERAGLLRDGEYLYRPRSPFRSLYAVQSGMAKTVSVDSAGREMVLAFHLPGELFGLDAICLGYHDNAVISLGRTQFCRFPFEALRCLANREPEVQWHLINTMSRQIHHQSLSSGDYPAEERMAAFLVDLVDRRASLGLATDHLPLPMSRADIGNHLRLATETVSRLFARFRDAGFVRIERHVVHLNDLRGLREVARHVLER encoded by the coding sequence ATGTCCGTGGCCTACGCCCCCTCCGATTCGATCCGACCGTCCCATCGCGGCATCCACGCGCCCGGATGCGCCGGCTGCGCCCATGTGTCGGCCTGCCAGGCTGGCGGCTACGGGCGCGACGAGCTGAGCGGCATGCGCAGCATCGTCGAACGCGCCGGCCTGCTTCGCGATGGCGAGTATCTCTACCGCCCCCGCTCGCCCTTCCGCTCGCTCTACGCGGTGCAGAGCGGCATGGCCAAGACGGTATCGGTGGATTCGGCCGGTCGCGAAATGGTGCTGGCGTTCCATCTTCCCGGTGAATTGTTCGGGCTGGATGCGATCTGCCTTGGCTACCATGACAACGCCGTGATCTCGCTTGGCCGCACCCAGTTCTGCCGCTTCCCGTTCGAAGCCCTGCGCTGCCTCGCCAACCGTGAACCGGAGGTGCAGTGGCACCTCATCAACACGATGAGCCGGCAGATTCATCACCAGAGCCTGAGCAGCGGCGACTATCCCGCCGAAGAGCGCATGGCCGCTTTCCTGGTGGATCTGGTTGATCGCCGGGCATCGCTGGGCCTGGCGACCGATCACCTGCCACTGCCGATGTCGCGTGCCGACATCGGGAATCACCTGCGCCTGGCGACGGAAACGGTCAGTCGCCTCTTCGCGCGTTTCCGAGATGCGGGTTTCGTTCGCATCGAGCGTCATGTCGTTCATTTGAACGATCTTCGCGGGTTGCGCGAGGTCGCGCGGCACGTGCTTGAGCGGTAA
- the ccoS gene encoding cbb3-type cytochrome oxidase assembly protein CcoS, producing MTTMLILIPLTFLLLLVAGAAFFWAVNQDQFEDMDSAGLVPLTDRATQAGKEKESP from the coding sequence ATGACCACCATGTTGATTTTGATTCCGCTGACCTTCCTGCTGCTCTTGGTGGCAGGCGCGGCGTTCTTCTGGGCCGTCAACCAGGACCAGTTCGAAGACATGGACAGCGCCGGTCTGGTGCCGTTGACCGACCGCGCCACGCAAGCTGGCAAGGAGAAGGAATCGCCGTGA
- a CDS encoding class I SAM-dependent methyltransferase, with protein sequence MDSRTQSLEEAILSAWHLNAQPWTSAVQEQRIESRRLATDRAIIEAVLACAPRQVIDIGCGEGWLARVLSAQGLDVMGVDAVSALVDQARALGRGRFECLSYAELAAGALDERADVAVCNFSLLGKASVEALLTAVPGMLNHGGVLIVQTLHPLMACGDAPYRDGWRDGSWAGCGEGFSTPAPWYFRTLGGWLDTFTASGLRVIRVDEPLHPETGRPASIIFVLAPAHA encoded by the coding sequence ATGGACAGCCGCACGCAGTCTCTGGAAGAAGCGATCCTCAGCGCCTGGCACCTGAATGCGCAACCCTGGACCTCCGCCGTCCAGGAGCAACGCATCGAAAGCCGCCGGCTGGCCACTGACCGCGCCATCATCGAAGCTGTGCTCGCTTGCGCGCCACGGCAGGTGATCGATATCGGGTGTGGCGAGGGTTGGCTGGCCCGGGTGCTTTCGGCCCAGGGACTGGACGTCATGGGCGTCGATGCCGTTTCTGCGCTCGTTGACCAGGCCCGCGCCCTCGGGCGGGGCCGTTTCGAATGCCTGTCCTACGCGGAACTCGCCGCTGGCGCGCTGGATGAGCGCGCCGACGTGGCAGTCTGCAATTTCTCGTTGCTGGGGAAAGCATCGGTCGAGGCCTTGCTCACGGCGGTCCCCGGCATGCTCAACCATGGCGGTGTGCTGATCGTTCAGACCCTGCATCCGCTGATGGCGTGTGGCGATGCGCCGTATCGCGACGGTTGGCGGGATGGTTCCTGGGCCGGCTGCGGCGAAGGCTTCAGCACGCCTGCGCCCTGGTATTTCCGCACGCTCGGCGGATGGCTGGACACCTTCACCGCCAGCGGTTTGCGGGTCATTCGCGTCGATGAACCGCTGCACCCGGAAACAGGCCGGCCCGCCTCGATCATCTTCGTGCTGGCGCCCGCCCACGCCTAG
- the ispG gene encoding flavodoxin-dependent (E)-4-hydroxy-3-methylbut-2-enyl-diphosphate synthase — protein sequence MSDKRSSSPRPAEPGQRRPSVGVQIGKITVGGGAPIVVQSMTNTDTEDPVSTAKQIAELARAGSELVRITVNTPAAAAAVPRIRERLEMMGVDVPIIGDFHYNGHQLLEGEPACAEALAKYRINPGNVGFGKKKDSQFAAIIEKAIQYGKPVRIGANWGSLDQSMVAMLMDENHQRAEPWDASHVAREALIRSALDSAIRAEEIGLPRDRIILSCKVSGVQELIAVYRDIAHRCDYALHLGLTEAGMGSKGITASSAALAVLLQEGIGDTIRISLTPEPGASRTGEVVVAQELLQTMGLRAFTPLVTACPGCGRTTSEFFQELAKSVQAHVREKMPEWRVKYDGVENLTLAVMGCVVNGPGESKHANIGISLPGNGEAPSAPVFIDGEKAMTLRGDRIADEFIAILDNYVATKYVGRGA from the coding sequence ATGAGCGACAAGCGTTCTTCTTCCCCCCGTCCGGCTGAGCCGGGCCAGCGTCGCCCCAGCGTGGGCGTGCAGATCGGCAAGATCACCGTGGGCGGCGGCGCCCCCATCGTGGTCCAGTCGATGACCAATACGGATACCGAGGACCCGGTCAGCACGGCCAAACAGATCGCCGAGCTGGCCCGCGCCGGCTCCGAACTGGTGCGCATCACGGTGAACACGCCCGCTGCCGCGGCTGCCGTGCCGCGTATCCGCGAGCGCCTGGAGATGATGGGCGTGGACGTGCCGATCATTGGCGACTTCCACTACAACGGCCACCAGCTGCTGGAAGGCGAGCCGGCCTGTGCCGAAGCTCTGGCGAAATACCGCATCAATCCGGGCAACGTCGGCTTCGGCAAAAAGAAAGACAGCCAGTTTGCCGCGATCATCGAAAAGGCCATCCAGTACGGCAAGCCGGTGCGCATCGGCGCCAACTGGGGTTCGCTGGACCAGAGCATGGTGGCCATGCTGATGGACGAGAACCACCAGCGGGCTGAGCCGTGGGATGCGAGCCATGTAGCCCGCGAGGCGCTCATCCGCTCGGCGCTGGATTCGGCCATTCGCGCCGAGGAGATCGGCCTGCCGCGCGACCGCATCATCCTGTCCTGCAAGGTGTCGGGCGTGCAGGAGCTGATTGCCGTGTATCGCGATATCGCGCATCGCTGCGATTACGCCCTGCACCTGGGTCTCACTGAGGCCGGCATGGGTTCGAAGGGCATCACGGCGTCCAGCGCGGCCCTGGCCGTGCTGCTGCAGGAAGGCATCGGCGACACCATCCGCATCTCGCTGACCCCGGAACCGGGTGCCTCGCGTACCGGTGAAGTGGTGGTGGCGCAGGAACTACTGCAGACCATGGGCCTGCGCGCATTCACGCCGCTGGTCACGGCATGCCCCGGCTGCGGCCGGACCACCAGCGAGTTCTTCCAGGAGCTGGCCAAGTCGGTGCAGGCGCATGTGCGCGAAAAGATGCCCGAGTGGCGGGTCAAGTACGACGGCGTGGAAAACCTCACCCTGGCGGTCATGGGGTGCGTGGTCAACGGCCCGGGCGAATCCAAGCACGCCAATATTGGCATCTCCCTGCCGGGCAATGGCGAGGCCCCCTCGGCGCCCGTGTTTATCGACGGCGAGAAGGCGATGACCTTGCGCGGCGACCGCATCGCGGACGAATTCATCGCCATCCTGGACAACTACGTGGCCACCAAATACGTGGGCCGGGGCGCCTGA
- the ccoN gene encoding cytochrome-c oxidase, cbb3-type subunit I: MGSALVPTTYNDKVVRQFLAAAVFWGIVGMAVGVLAAAQLAWPALNFDIPWLTYSRIRPLHTNGVIFAFGGSALMASCYYVVQRTCHTRVFSDKIATFTFWGWQAVLVSAVITLPLGITQSKEYAELEWPIDLLIAIVWVAFGVNFFGTLVKRRIRHIYVANWYYGAFIIAVGLLHIVNNIAIPVSLGKSYIVYSGAVDAMVQWWYGHNAVAFFLTAGFLAMMYYFVPRQAERPLWSYRFSIVNFWALISMYMWAGSHHLLYTALPDWVQSVGMIFSLILLMPSWGSAANGLMTYNGVWYKLKTDPITRFMVMALVFYAAATFEGSMMAIKSVNALSHYTDWTIAHVHSGALGWVAMITIGSLYAMGPRVFGQSEMYSTRLINVHFWLHVGGTIMYVFAMWTAGVTEGVMWRKTLPTGSLAYSFMDSLRAIHPFYIIRAMGGGLIVGGMFVMAWNMWRTYAPARVSGIEPVAIPQGA, from the coding sequence ATGGGCAGCGCACTCGTTCCAACCACCTATAACGACAAGGTCGTCCGGCAGTTCCTTGCCGCGGCCGTGTTCTGGGGCATCGTCGGCATGGCGGTCGGCGTGCTCGCCGCGGCACAGCTGGCGTGGCCGGCACTCAACTTCGACATTCCGTGGCTGACCTACAGCCGCATCCGCCCCTTGCATACCAACGGCGTGATCTTCGCCTTCGGCGGCAGCGCGCTGATGGCCAGCTGCTATTACGTCGTGCAGCGCACCTGCCACACGCGCGTGTTCTCGGACAAGATCGCCACCTTCACCTTCTGGGGCTGGCAGGCCGTGCTGGTGTCGGCGGTGATCACGCTGCCGCTGGGCATCACCCAGAGCAAGGAATACGCCGAGCTGGAATGGCCGATCGATCTGCTGATCGCCATCGTCTGGGTGGCCTTCGGCGTCAACTTCTTCGGCACGCTGGTCAAGCGCCGCATCCGCCATATCTACGTGGCGAACTGGTACTACGGCGCCTTCATCATCGCGGTCGGCCTGCTGCATATCGTCAACAACATCGCCATCCCGGTGTCGCTGGGCAAGTCGTACATCGTCTACTCCGGCGCGGTCGACGCGATGGTGCAGTGGTGGTACGGGCACAACGCGGTGGCGTTCTTCCTGACCGCCGGCTTCCTGGCGATGATGTACTACTTCGTGCCGCGCCAGGCCGAACGCCCGCTGTGGAGCTACCGCTTCTCGATCGTCAACTTCTGGGCGCTGATCTCGATGTACATGTGGGCGGGCTCGCACCACCTGCTGTACACGGCGCTGCCGGACTGGGTGCAGTCGGTCGGCATGATCTTCTCGCTGATCCTGCTGATGCCCAGCTGGGGCTCGGCGGCGAACGGCCTGATGACCTACAACGGCGTCTGGTACAAGCTCAAGACCGATCCGATCACGCGCTTCATGGTGATGGCCCTGGTGTTCTACGCCGCGGCCACCTTCGAAGGCTCGATGATGGCGATCAAGTCGGTCAATGCGCTGTCGCACTACACCGACTGGACCATCGCCCACGTGCATTCGGGTGCGCTCGGCTGGGTGGCGATGATCACCATCGGATCGCTTTACGCCATGGGTCCGCGCGTGTTCGGCCAAAGCGAGATGTACTCCACTCGCCTGATCAACGTGCATTTCTGGCTGCACGTCGGCGGCACAATCATGTATGTGTTCGCCATGTGGACCGCGGGCGTGACCGAAGGCGTGATGTGGCGCAAAACGCTGCCCACCGGCTCGCTGGCCTACAGCTTCATGGACAGCCTGCGCGCCATCCATCCCTTCTACATCATCCGCGCCATGGGCGGCGGACTCATCGTCGGCGGCATGTTCGTGATGGCCTGGAACATGTGGCGCACGTATGCGCCGGCCCGCGTCAGCGGCATCGAGCCGGTCGCCATTCCGCAGGGAGCCTGA
- a CDS encoding heavy metal translocating P-type ATPase, with product MTSSVCHHCGEPVPAGTHFQATIRDRRATFCCAGCKAAAEWIEQLGLGDYYQLRSSPARKPEDDDLAGLHVWTDADLDRHVVRVVDPAQSEVCLLIEGMRCSACVWLIERSLGALAGVTKVQVNASASRARVVWDTQQTPLPTLLETIARAGYRALPLDARALDDARRHETRDALKRLAVAGFGSMQAMMYGVALYVGAFQDMDDSTRDLLRWIGFVVATPVVLYAAKPFFAGAWRNLCARRLGMDVPVALAVALIYAASLVEAFKGGAEVYFDSVSMFVFFLLLGRFLEMRARHRSGDLVDVLARMTPTVADRYREDGSLERVAATTLRAGDVVHVAEGGAIPADGVLLDETCRVDESLLTGESVAAAKHHGDMLVAGSVLQDGPVRVRVERVGADTALAGIVAMVTRAQTERPQLAVAGENAASRFVARVLALTVITAIGWSMVDPSRVLTATLAVLVVSCPCAFALAVPAAMTRALAVLAQRGVLVAHADAIETLALADHVVFDKTGTLTLPYFRQHIGDPEALALAVALARASSHPVAKAIAESLDAAESLPVAEQVKVHVGQGIEGTIAGKRLRLGRSSFALRGLAGEGGLADAVLLADDQGALAVFHPQERLRAGAAWCVSELQEQGLEVEIVSGDASRRVHAIASALGVSRWRAGQRPEDKLTRLQGLRAQGKRVIAVGDGINDAPVLAGADVSVAMGSGTQLAQASSDIVLTSTRLQALPEARRIAIRTLQILRQNHRWSLVYNLCVVPPAAFGLVPPWLAAIGMSTSSLFVVLNALRIGRDEKAQDALTREAHA from the coding sequence TTGACCTCAAGCGTTTGCCACCATTGCGGTGAACCCGTTCCTGCAGGGACGCATTTTCAAGCCACGATCCGCGATCGTCGTGCGACGTTTTGCTGCGCCGGTTGCAAGGCCGCGGCCGAGTGGATCGAGCAGCTTGGCCTGGGCGATTACTACCAGTTGCGCAGCAGCCCGGCGCGCAAGCCGGAAGACGACGACCTTGCCGGACTCCATGTGTGGACGGACGCCGACCTCGACCGCCACGTCGTTCGCGTGGTCGATCCGGCGCAAAGCGAAGTCTGCCTGCTGATCGAAGGTATGCGATGTTCGGCATGCGTGTGGCTGATCGAACGCAGCCTCGGCGCGCTGGCAGGTGTCACAAAGGTGCAGGTCAATGCCTCGGCGTCCCGGGCGCGCGTGGTCTGGGATACACAGCAGACACCGCTTCCCACCCTGCTGGAAACCATCGCGCGTGCCGGCTATCGCGCACTCCCGCTGGACGCCCGTGCGCTTGACGATGCGCGGCGTCACGAGACGCGCGATGCGCTCAAGCGACTGGCCGTGGCCGGCTTCGGTTCGATGCAGGCCATGATGTATGGCGTGGCCTTGTATGTCGGCGCCTTTCAGGACATGGATGACAGCACCCGTGATCTGTTGCGGTGGATCGGCTTTGTCGTTGCGACGCCGGTCGTGCTGTATGCGGCCAAACCCTTCTTTGCGGGCGCGTGGCGCAACCTTTGCGCGCGCCGCCTGGGCATGGACGTGCCTGTTGCACTCGCCGTAGCACTGATCTACGCCGCCAGCCTGGTCGAGGCGTTCAAGGGCGGCGCCGAGGTGTACTTCGACTCGGTCAGCATGTTCGTGTTCTTCCTGTTGCTGGGGCGCTTCCTTGAAATGCGCGCACGCCACCGCTCGGGTGACCTGGTTGACGTGCTGGCCCGCATGACGCCGACGGTGGCCGACCGCTATCGGGAGGACGGCAGTCTGGAACGCGTGGCGGCGACCACCCTGCGAGCCGGCGACGTGGTGCACGTCGCTGAGGGCGGCGCGATTCCTGCCGATGGCGTCTTGCTCGACGAGACCTGCCGGGTCGACGAATCCCTGCTTACCGGCGAATCGGTGGCCGCGGCAAAGCACCATGGCGACATGCTGGTCGCGGGGAGCGTTTTGCAGGACGGACCGGTGCGCGTACGCGTGGAGCGCGTCGGCGCCGACACCGCGCTGGCTGGCATCGTGGCGATGGTCACACGCGCGCAAACCGAACGCCCACAACTGGCGGTGGCAGGTGAAAACGCCGCATCGCGTTTCGTGGCGCGCGTCCTCGCACTGACTGTGATCACGGCGATCGGCTGGTCGATGGTCGATCCCTCGCGCGTGCTGACGGCCACACTGGCCGTACTGGTGGTGTCCTGCCCCTGCGCCTTTGCTCTCGCCGTGCCCGCGGCCATGACGCGTGCGCTGGCCGTATTGGCGCAACGCGGCGTGCTGGTCGCGCACGCTGATGCCATCGAAACCCTGGCCCTGGCCGACCACGTGGTGTTCGACAAGACCGGCACTCTGACCCTGCCTTATTTCCGCCAGCACATCGGCGACCCCGAAGCACTGGCGCTGGCCGTTGCGCTGGCACGGGCCAGCAGTCATCCGGTGGCGAAGGCCATTGCCGAATCGCTGGACGCCGCCGAGTCACTTCCCGTCGCCGAACAGGTCAAGGTACACGTCGGCCAGGGCATCGAAGGCACCATCGCGGGTAAGCGTCTGCGCCTGGGGCGCAGCAGCTTTGCGCTACGCGGGCTCGCTGGCGAAGGAGGCCTCGCGGATGCCGTATTGCTGGCGGATGATCAAGGTGCGCTCGCGGTGTTCCATCCGCAGGAACGCCTGCGCGCGGGTGCGGCCTGGTGCGTGTCCGAGCTGCAGGAGCAAGGGCTCGAGGTCGAGATCGTCAGCGGCGATGCCTCGCGTCGTGTGCATGCGATCGCTTCGGCCCTGGGTGTGAGCCGCTGGCGCGCCGGTCAGCGGCCGGAAGACAAGCTGACCCGTTTGCAGGGGCTGCGCGCCCAGGGCAAACGTGTGATCGCCGTGGGCGATGGCATCAATGATGCCCCGGTGCTGGCCGGTGCGGACGTGTCCGTGGCCATGGGAAGTGGCACGCAGCTCGCTCAGGCCAGCAGCGATATCGTGTTGACGTCGACACGATTGCAGGCGCTTCCCGAAGCGCGGCGCATTGCCATCCGCACCTTGCAGATCCTGCGCCAGAACCATCGCTGGTCGCTGGTCTACAACCTCTGCGTCGTACCCCCTGCCGCTTTCGGTCTGGTGCCGCCATGGCTTGCTGCCATCGGCATGTCCACCAGTTCGTTGTTCGTCGTCCTCAATGCATTGCGCATTGGCCGCGACGAAAAAGCGCAGGACGCGCTGACCCGGGAAGCCCACGCATGA
- a CDS encoding HD-GYP domain-containing protein, translated as MRVKPQTRAFLMYLAVAGLWIWLSDRALSHLISDPNLLALLQSIKGFVFVLATGILLYLLIDREMRRLAQANKMLLRGHEQSLRVLVSAMDIRHKETRDHSERVMRMTVALARLAGMGELELQHAKFGALLHDIGKLALPDAILIKPGPLDAQETRVMRTHPQIGHDLLQRVDFLRPVVDIPFNHHERWDGTGYPRGLRGEAIPLAARVFSVVDVWDALSFPRVYKPAWPEPKVLAYLRDAAGTQLDPRMVALFLDHYAELKHIGLAASSVAPVTPLHAPEPAHH; from the coding sequence ATGCGAGTGAAGCCGCAGACGCGTGCATTCCTGATGTATCTGGCCGTTGCCGGTCTCTGGATCTGGCTGTCGGATCGTGCGCTCAGTCACCTGATCAGCGATCCGAACCTGCTGGCTCTGTTGCAGAGCATCAAGGGTTTCGTCTTTGTCCTGGCGACCGGCATCCTGCTTTATCTCCTGATCGATCGCGAAATGCGCCGGCTGGCGCAGGCCAACAAGATGTTGCTGCGTGGCCATGAACAATCGCTGCGCGTGCTGGTATCGGCGATGGATATCCGCCACAAGGAGACCCGCGACCATTCCGAACGCGTGATGCGCATGACCGTCGCCCTGGCGCGACTGGCCGGCATGGGCGAGCTGGAACTGCAGCACGCCAAGTTCGGTGCGCTGCTGCATGACATCGGCAAGCTGGCGCTGCCCGATGCCATCCTGATCAAGCCTGGCCCGCTCGATGCGCAGGAAACCCGGGTGATGCGCACGCATCCGCAGATCGGGCATGACTTGCTGCAACGGGTGGATTTCCTTCGGCCCGTCGTCGATATCCCTTTCAATCATCATGAGCGCTGGGACGGCACGGGTTACCCGCGCGGGTTGCGGGGCGAAGCCATTCCGCTGGCGGCGCGCGTGTTCAGCGTGGTGGACGTGTGGGACGCGCTGAGTTTTCCGCGCGTCTATAAACCAGCGTGGCCCGAGCCCAAGGTGCTCGCTTACCTGCGCGACGCGGCCGGCACGCAGCTCGATCCGCGGATGGTCGCGTTATTCCTCGATCACTACGCCGAGCTCAAGCACATTGGCCTCGCCGCCAGTTCGGTGGCGCCGGTCACGCCGCTCCACGCGCCTGAGCCCGCTCACCATTGA
- a CDS encoding sulfite exporter TauE/SafE family protein has product MTGSLNIVAALLLGLAASGHCVLMCGGISGALALGTQRNARGKPKASLLLAYQLGRLAGYAMAGIVFGSIGAGLFLLFDQDGLRTGLRMLAALAFALAALALWRGRGWLESALGSRVWRRLAPQARRLFPVNNVARAMGIGLIWGWMPCGFVYTVLLLALASFDPWRSAATMLAFGVGTLPSMLVAAFGAGWFARWMATRTARNATAGILVLMALATLAGPWLAHWGMPHLTRWMPMDC; this is encoded by the coding sequence GTGACGGGCAGCCTCAACATAGTGGCTGCGCTGTTGCTGGGGCTGGCGGCATCCGGGCATTGCGTGCTGATGTGCGGGGGTATCTCCGGCGCGCTCGCGCTGGGGACGCAACGCAATGCGCGCGGGAAGCCAAAGGCCTCGTTGCTATTGGCCTATCAGCTCGGGCGCCTTGCCGGGTATGCCATGGCGGGCATCGTGTTCGGCTCGATCGGCGCCGGGCTTTTCCTGCTGTTTGACCAGGATGGGTTGCGCACGGGCCTGCGCATGCTTGCCGCGCTCGCTTTCGCACTGGCTGCACTCGCGCTCTGGCGCGGCCGTGGCTGGCTCGAAAGCGCCCTTGGCTCACGCGTATGGCGCCGACTGGCACCGCAGGCTCGTCGACTGTTCCCGGTGAACAACGTCGCGCGCGCCATGGGCATTGGCTTGATCTGGGGCTGGATGCCCTGCGGCTTCGTTTACACCGTCCTGCTGCTGGCACTGGCAAGCTTCGACCCGTGGCGAAGCGCCGCGACCATGCTGGCTTTTGGCGTTGGCACCCTGCCCTCCATGCTGGTAGCAGCCTTTGGTGCAGGGTGGTTCGCACGATGGATGGCGACGCGCACGGCACGCAACGCGACGGCAGGCATCCTGGTCTTGATGGCGCTGGCGACGCTGGCCGGCCCCTGGCTCGCCCATTGGGGCATGCCGCATCTGACGCGCTGGATGCCGATGGATTGCTGA